A single Streptomyces xanthii DNA region contains:
- a CDS encoding ParB/RepB/Spo0J family partition protein has product MTVTQNEQAPAAIAEEADAGRLEWIDPLTDFRPDEPEESRVIVDPFNHRKKREDGEEDTTEPDPGLIASVDAVGVQQAPVLRPQVGANEGKLGIVMGQRRMKAARAAAERAVAEGRKYRKVRVIVREDLTGVDDEALAGSMVENVHRAAASVQDDLDAAQQLALMVNAKRVPKARKAQLAAAIGRTTEELDAAPRVAKIAPEVIEELWDQGAEFDWVEQADFAEVEDVPNALWKLEQAKRKDTDEGNTKRGAWRQAMQALRAEKEKAERIAAATAELAKKMIPVIGWPHSWQYSAARPLEELESAIGRPLTEAGHNETCEGHAATFDPADGEVVWICRDFKKHGHRITGAAQNEDGGSEEVDEKAEAEREAARAEARRVKANNAAWRSVREVRQAFIVDMCQDKGEAPADVKDLVLTGIITGSYAYTHYVTGDYGRLLSKFLKDENLTHTRPDAVAKLIKRTGAKRYWWLLFAHIAGMYEFEHMTDEAWRGKKDEFGRRKPIERKTVEWLNFLKKHGYSLSEVEEETLATAQQQAEEKAKQEAERQAQRERWEREREEARLKREAEEKAAREAEGAQESEGREAEAEPGTEPGEPDDE; this is encoded by the coding sequence TTGACCGTGACGCAGAACGAGCAGGCCCCGGCCGCCATCGCAGAAGAGGCGGACGCCGGGCGGCTGGAGTGGATCGACCCGCTCACCGACTTCCGTCCCGACGAGCCCGAGGAGAGCCGGGTCATCGTCGACCCGTTCAACCACCGCAAGAAGCGCGAGGACGGCGAGGAGGACACCACCGAGCCCGACCCCGGCCTGATCGCCAGCGTGGACGCCGTGGGTGTCCAGCAGGCCCCGGTCCTGCGGCCCCAGGTGGGAGCGAACGAGGGCAAGCTGGGCATCGTCATGGGCCAGCGGCGGATGAAGGCCGCGCGCGCCGCCGCCGAGCGGGCCGTGGCCGAGGGCCGCAAGTACCGGAAGGTCCGCGTGATCGTCCGTGAGGACCTGACGGGCGTGGACGACGAGGCCCTGGCCGGGTCCATGGTCGAGAACGTCCACCGCGCGGCCGCCAGCGTCCAGGACGACCTGGACGCCGCCCAGCAGCTCGCTCTCATGGTCAACGCCAAGCGGGTGCCCAAGGCCCGCAAGGCCCAGCTCGCGGCCGCCATCGGCCGGACCACGGAGGAACTGGACGCCGCCCCCCGGGTCGCCAAGATCGCCCCCGAGGTGATCGAGGAACTGTGGGACCAGGGGGCAGAGTTCGACTGGGTCGAGCAGGCCGACTTTGCCGAGGTCGAGGACGTGCCCAACGCTCTGTGGAAGCTGGAGCAGGCCAAGCGGAAGGACACCGACGAGGGCAACACCAAGCGGGGCGCGTGGCGTCAGGCCATGCAGGCGCTGAGGGCCGAGAAGGAGAAGGCCGAGCGCATCGCAGCGGCGACGGCCGAGCTGGCCAAGAAGATGATCCCGGTCATCGGCTGGCCCCACAGCTGGCAGTACAGCGCCGCCCGCCCGCTGGAGGAGCTGGAGAGCGCGATCGGCCGCCCGCTGACCGAAGCCGGTCACAACGAGACCTGTGAGGGCCACGCCGCCACGTTCGACCCGGCCGACGGCGAAGTGGTCTGGATCTGCCGCGACTTCAAGAAGCACGGCCACCGGATCACCGGGGCCGCCCAGAACGAGGACGGCGGGAGCGAGGAGGTCGACGAGAAGGCCGAGGCCGAGCGCGAGGCCGCCCGCGCCGAAGCCCGGCGCGTGAAGGCCAACAACGCCGCCTGGCGTTCGGTGCGCGAGGTCCGGCAGGCGTTCATCGTCGACATGTGCCAGGACAAGGGCGAGGCCCCGGCCGACGTGAAGGACCTGGTACTGACGGGGATCATCACGGGCAGCTACGCCTACACCCACTACGTGACGGGTGACTACGGCAGGCTGCTGTCGAAGTTCCTGAAGGACGAGAACCTGACGCACACCCGGCCCGACGCCGTGGCCAAGCTGATCAAGCGCACCGGAGCCAAGCGGTACTGGTGGCTCCTGTTCGCCCACATCGCGGGCATGTACGAGTTCGAGCACATGACCGACGAGGCATGGCGCGGCAAGAAGGACGAGTTCGGCCGCCGCAAGCCCATCGAGCGCAAGACGGTCGAGTGGCTGAACTTCCTGAAGAAGCACGGCTACAGCCTCTCCGAGGTCGAGGAGGAGACCCTGGCCACCGCCCAGCAGCAGGCCGAGGAGAAGGCCAAGCAGGAGGCCGAGCGCCAGGCCCAGCGCGAGCGCTGGGAGCGCGAGCGCGAGGAGGCCCGGCTCAAGCGGGAGGCCGAGGAGAAGGCAGCCCGGGAGGCCGAAGGTGCCCAGGAGAGCGAGGGCCGCGAGGCCGAGGCCGAGCCGGGCACCGAGCCCGGCGAGCCGGACGACGAGTAG